One Nitrospirota bacterium genomic window, CAATGATAGACAGATGCCAGCACTTCTGGTGCGAAAAATACCTTCTTAGGAAACCCCTTTCACAAGGAACTTATGGAAGAAAAGGGCTTTTTATGGTAGTCGGAGGTAGAAAAAAAGACATAGGCATCGAGTGCTCAGAGGCAACTGCAACTGCCTTTTTTCGGACCATAAGCGTGCCTGAGCATAAGACACTCGGTTTTCTTGGCATAGATGCAAAGGGCGCAATACTTAAGCATCCGACTGCACTTAAAGAGGCATACAGCAGGGGGAAATGGCTTATTACACGGGAGGTGAACATTATCTAAATTACCAAG contains:
- a CDS encoding flavodoxin family protein, giving the protein MNVIAFMGSPRKGGNTELILNEAIKAIEEEGLKVKVFDLNLMDILPCQDCGGCEETGECIIIDDMAEVSASIRTAQRIILASPVYFSGVSAQAKAMIDRCQHFWCEKYLLRKPLSQGTYGRKGLFMVVGGRKKDIGIECSEATATAFFRTISVPEHKTLGFLGIDAKGAILKHPTALKEAYSRGKWLITREVNII